TTCATTTTCGTCAAACTTCACATTCAAGCATCACACACCAACTCTCATCAAAATCAGCACAGTCTCAATTAAAAGCCGCCAACTACCTGAAAAGACTAGGCCCCAGGAGCCAACTAAAAGAAGTGAATCCGCAACgaaagcaaaaaagaaaaaagaaagaaaaaaaacaagaaaaaacagaaaaagggAAAATCGCAAATCTTTGTTGTAATGCCCATATCAGTTGATCCATCCCTAAACCAAGTTCGAAAAAGTTCCCGTTTTGTAGTATCAGATTACATAATGCTCCCCCGTTGAAGCTCCCCCGTTGAAGCTCCCCTTTCTGTCTGTCTATGGCAAAGTCTTCTGTTCGTCAAATGGAGAAAGCGACGGCTCGACGTCTGagcaaagagaaaaataagaaaaaatAACTGAAaaggggtttttttttttataaaaaaaaaaaaaaaaaaaaagaatgtAAGTGACTTTCTCTGGCCAAAAGGTTTCAAGAAAATTAGATctcaaagaagagaaaataaaaacaGGCCAAGCCAGTTGTTTGGCAATACGGAACATGTCCTGACCAAAACCAACCGCCCGCCAACGCCCCTAAAAAAGCAAGTGGTCGCCCTCGGGCAAACCATGATGTAATGTTGACATGTCCCATAAGCCTCGTGCCTCGTGATGAAAAGGATCGACCGTCCCAGAAATCTCTTCATGCCCTagtctttcttttctgtaTCTCGGTTCCAAATGAGCGAAGTCTCGTCGTCTTAGGTCATCTTAACGCGCTGGGAAATCGAAACGCAGCGCAAGTAAATACAAGTACAAAGGCGTAGCTGTTGTAAAGCACAAACGTCGAAACCGTCCTAGCGAGAGTTGAGAGAGAGTCCCTGGAAAGAGCCAACCCAATCTGCCTGGGGTCCCAGAGCCGGCACTGCTTGATCCTGGGCTCCTGGTGTGGTGgattggggtggtggaaatcGTCCGCGACCGGCAAAGTCGCCTCCTTGAGGAAAAGCGTTCGCATAGGCATCCACACCCTGAACCAAGCCGGGCGCGTACGGCATGGCTCCAGCACGAGCAGCCGGGTTCGCAAAGGCGGAATAGGGGTTGTATGGAAAGTTTGTTGCGGGGTAGTTCTGGTTGGGAGCCACTGCACGTTCGGCGAACGGCATGGTAAATGCCGGGCGTACAGCTCGATCGGCTTGACCGGGCGCCGAGAAGGCGTTCtggccttcttgttggttGTCCTGACGTCTTCCTGCAGTCGCCAGGCCCCGGTTCACGACCGCTCCAGGACCAATACCGCTCGGAGCCGGAAGACCAAGGGACGGGCTCGCGAAAGATGCCGGATTGATGGCCGACATCCAGATGCGAGTTTTGTAGATTTTGAAAAGGTCTGTGACGAGAGAGTTGAAGTTGATGTATGAGTCGGCAAAGTAGTAGAATGTGAGCTTCTTCCAGTCCCTGTCCAGCTGTTAGTCACAAGTTATGCCTCACTTCAAAGTAGGTAGAGACTTGCACTTGAAACTCTGCATCCAGAATCTCCATGTTAAGGCCGTGCTCTTTTACTTTCTGCTGGCAAACAcgcttggccttggcctcctgtccctccttctcacgCAGTCCCTGAATCTCATAGGGTTGCGCGAGCCGCCTGATAAGCTTTGGTTTCAACTCACCCGAGTTAGGCTCCTGCATATGATTCTGGCTCGGGGGGCCCATGCCGCCCACAGCGCTGCCCTGGAGGCCGTTGGAAGCGGCCATGAGACCAGCACCAGCCCCGTCCTGTGAGGTGGCGTTTTGTGAGTACATCATGAGCCATCGGTATTGCTCCTCAGCATAATGCTCCTTGTATTCCTTGGCCGTCTGCCAGTCTACATTGTCTTTGGCGACGGTGCCCAGATCCGTACCACGATCAGCCTCGACAATTACCAGGTCACCAGGCTTGACGCTGAGACCGGTGCCTTCCTGAATGTAGAAAACATCGGCTCTGGAGCACTTGAACAGGACGATGTAGAGTGACTGGGTATGCCGGGGTTGTGTCACGCCGTACATGCCCCGATGCGGTGAGATGGGCCTGTTGGCGTACGCACCAGGCATTCCGCCGTACGGAGATGCATACTGGTTGTGATACGGTCCCGTCTGTCCGAGACCTTGCTGTGCAGGACTTGCGGCGTTTCCAGACAAGAAGTAAGATGGGACTGTTGAGCACGTCAGCAAGCCGAATCTGATATGAGACCAACGAAATGCCTTACCTTGATTGCCAGTATTGAAGTTGGCATTGTCATTATACGCAGACGGAAACTCTTGCGAATGAGAAAGGTCCTGAGATGCCTGCTCAAGCGCCGCTTCACTGATCGAGCTGATGGAAGCCTGACGGGTCGGCACATCGGCAAAAGAGTGACGTCTGCTTTGAGGAGGTTCTCCCAGACCGCCGAACCCAAGTGAGCTCTGCCAGATGCCCTTCTTGACATTCTCCAGCTTCCTGTTTTCAATCAGGTAGGGAGTCCGAAGAGTCCCCGGTCCGTACTCGCTCATCCGTCGTGCAAGGCTCCTTCTGGCTGCCATCTCAGAGCCATCATTAGCTTCATCGTGCTCATCAATGGCGTAGTCGGATTCCTCTGGAACCGGCTCCTGTGTAAAGTAGCCATTGCCCAACCCCCAGGATGAGGTAGAGGCCCTAGGTCTCAGCCGTGCTTGGTTCTGGaattgctgctgttgccgcaGCATTATGTTCTCCCGGGTGAGCATTTCGATCGTCTTGGCCTGCTCCTGATGCTGGCTTCCCTGCAGGGAACCGGTActgtcgtcatcatcatcctcgttcACCTTTCCGAGCGACGAATCGTTTGCCATCTCGCTCAACATGCTAGGCCGAGAAGGACGGTGCTGAAGGCCAGAATGGCCCATCGGCCGGACTCGAGAACCAATAGTGGAAGGAACACCGGCGGTCATGGCCGATTCAGAAGGCTCAAGCTGGCCTACGGAATACGACTGGGATCGGTACGTCTTCGGGGTAGGGTGCAGAGGAATCGGGAACGGGAGCTGAGAGTTGGGTGTCTCTCGAGGGCCGGGCGAGGTTTGTGTGAAATCATTGCCAAAGAAGGAGCTTGCTGTACCTCCGGGGGGCGCTGCTGAAGTCGGAGAGGGAAGCACCTCAGTCAAGCGCGAAGGAGGTTCCTTTCGATCGGTATTCCAGATACCAGTGTTTCCCCAAGTAAACGTGCCACTCCCCGAATGGTTTCTCCCAAGCACTCCGGCAGAGGCTCCCCAGACAGAAGCACCTGGGTCAGCGGCAGGTGTGCTCGGGTGAGAGGTTGTCGGAGACATTGAGCTACTGGCAAAAGACTCTTTTCTCTGGCGCAacggttgctgctgcgtAGTATCGTTCaaccaagaagctcgacgCATCGGTTTCGGGGGTTGAACAGTGGGCGGGATGTTGTCCTGGCGGAAGGCCTCGGGC
This window of the Podospora pseudoanserina strain CBS 124.78 chromosome 3, whole genome shotgun sequence genome carries:
- a CDS encoding hypothetical protein (EggNog:ENOG503NZ40; COG:S), which gives rise to MSSGGGKTGPPPKQGQGPFSGVAPSSQAILLDKLGRRSTPDSEALASSDDEPEAFRQDNIPPTVQPPKPMRRASWLNDTTQQQPLRQRKESFASSSMSPTTSHPSTPAADPGASVWGASAGVLGRNHSGSGTFTWGNTGIWNTDRKEPPSRLTEVLPSPTSAAPPGGTASSFFGNDFTQTSPGPRETPNSQLPFPIPLHPTPKTYRSQSYSVGQLEPSESAMTAGVPSTIGSRVRPMGHSGLQHRPSRPSMLSEMANDSSLGKVNEDDDDDSTGSLQGSQHQEQAKTIEMLTRENIMLRQQQQFQNQARLRPRASTSSWGLGNGYFTQEPVPEESDYAIDEHDEANDGSEMAARRSLARRMSEYGPGTLRTPYLIENRKLENVKKGIWQSSLGFGGLGEPPQSRRHSFADVPTRQASISSISEAALEQASQDLSHSQEFPSAYNDNANFNTGNQVPSYFLSGNAASPAQQGLGQTGPYHNQYASPYGGMPGAYANRPISPHRGMYGVTQPRHTQSLYIVLFKCSRADVFYIQEGTGLSVKPGDLVIVEADRGTDLGTVAKDNVDWQTAKEYKEHYAEEQYRWLMMYSQNATSQDGAGAGLMAASNGLQGSAVGGMGPPSQNHMQEPNSGELKPKLIRRLAQPYEIQGLREKEGQEAKAKRVCQQKVKEHGLNMEILDAEFQGLEEAHILLLCRLIHQLQLSRHRPFQNLQNSHLDVGHQSGIFREPVPWSSGSERYWSWSGREPGPGDCRKTSGQPTRRPERLLGARSSRSSCTPGIYHAVRRTCSGSQPELPRNKLSIQPLFRLCEPGCSCWSHAVRARLGSGCGCLCERFSSRRRLCRSRTISTTPIHHTRSPGSSSAGSGTPGRLGWLFPGTLSQLSLGRFRRLCFTTATPLYLYLLALRFDFPAR